In Palaemon carinicauda isolate YSFRI2023 chromosome 28, ASM3689809v2, whole genome shotgun sequence, a single genomic region encodes these proteins:
- the LOC137621903 gene encoding uncharacterized protein — MDKRKSERNYGGRKRETSYVRKSMEERKRETSYVVKKMEERKRETSYVGKKMEERKRETSYVGKNMEDSRRETSYIGKKMEVRKRERIYVGKKMEERKRERIYVSKKMEERKRERSYVGKKMEERKSEGSYIGKKMEERKSERSYVGKKMKERKRERIYVGKKMAERNRERSYVGRKMKERKSERGYVGKKMEERKRETSYVSKKMEERKSKRIYVGKKMAERKREKSYVGRKMEERKSGRSYVGKKMAERKREKSYVGRKMEETKSGRSYVGKMMEERKRETSYVGNNMEERKRETSYIGKKMEERKRQRIFVGKKMEERKNLCRREDGREEDGKKLCKQEDGREEEGKKLCRQEDGREEEAKNLCGEKDGREKESM; from the coding sequence ATGGACAAGAGGAAGAGTGAAAGAAATTATGGAGGGAGGAAAAGGGAAACAAGCTATGTACGAAAGAGTatggaagagagaaagagggaaacAAGCTATGTAGTCAAGAAAatggaagagagaaagagggaaacAAGCTATGTAGGCAAGAAAatggaagagagaaagagggaaacAAGCTATGTAGGCAAAAATATGGAAGATAGTAGGAGAGAAACAAGCTATATAGGCAAGAAGATGGAAGTGAGGAAGAGGGAAAGAATCTATGTAGGGAAGAAGAtggaagagaggaagagagaaagaatcTATGTAAGCAAGAAGATGGAAGAGAGGAAGAGGGAAAGAAGCTATGTAGGCAAGAAGATGGAAGAGAGGAAGAGTGAAGGAAGCTATATAGGAAAGAAGATGGAAGAGAGGAAGAGTGAAAGAAGCTATGTAGGCAAGAAAatgaaagagaggaagagagaaagaatcTATGTAGGCAAGAAGATGGCAGAGAGGAACAGGGAAAGAAGCTATGTAGGCAGGAAGATGAAAGAGAGGAAGAGTGAAAGAGGCTATGTAGGCAAGAAGatggaagagagaaagagggaaacAAGTTATGTAAGCAAGAAGATGGAAGAGAGGAAGAGTAAAAGAATCTATGTAGGCAAGAAGATGGCAGAGAGGAAGAGGGAAAAAAGCTATGTAGGGAGGAAGATGGAAGAGAGGAAGAGTGGAAGAAGCTATGTAGGCAAGAAGATGGCAGAGAGGAAGAGGGAAAAAAGCTATGTAGGGAGGAAGATGGAAGAGACGAAGAGTGGAAGAAGCTATGTAGGCAAGATGatggaagagagaaagagggaaacAAGCTATGTAGGCAACAATatggaagagagaaagagggaaacAAGCTATATAGGCAAGAAGATGGAGGAGAGGAAGAGGCAAAGAATCTTTGTGGGGAAAAAGATGGAAGAGAGAAAGAATCTATGTAGGCGAGAAGATGGCAGAGAGGAAGACGGAAAGAAGCTATGTAAGCAAGAAGATGGAAGAGAGGAAGAGGGAAAGAAGCTATGTCGGCAAGAAGATGGAAGAGAGGAAGAGGCAAAGAATCTTTGTGGGGAAAAAGATGGAAGAGAGAAAGAATCTATGTAG